Proteins encoded within one genomic window of Triticum aestivum cultivar Chinese Spring chromosome 2D, IWGSC CS RefSeq v2.1, whole genome shotgun sequence:
- the LOC123050632 gene encoding SKP1-like protein 1, translating into MAAEEGEKKMITLKSSDGEEFQVEEAVAMESQTIRHMIEDDCADNGIPLPNVDSKILSKIIEYCKKHVQANASSSTSTAAAAPTEDLKSFDADFVKVDQATLFDLILAANYLNIKGLLDLTCQTVADMIKGKTPEEIRKTFDIKNDFTPEEEAEIRRENQWAFE; encoded by the coding sequence ATGGCGGCCGAGGAAGGCGAGAAGAAGATGATCACGCTCAAGAGCTCGGACGGTGAGGAGTTTCAGGTCGAGGAGGCGGTCGCCATGGAGTCGCAGACCATCCGCCACATGATCGAGGACGACTGCGCCGACAACGGCATCCCGCTCCCCAACGTCGACTCCAAGATCCTCTCCAAGATCATCGAGTACTGCAagaagcacgtccaggccaacgccAGCTCCTCCACCTCTACTGCAGCCGCCGCCCCCACCGAGGACCTCAAGAGCTTTGACGCCGACTTCGTTAAGGTCGACCAGGCCACCCTCTTCGACCTCATCCTGGCCGCAAACTACCTCAACATCAAGGGATTGCTCGACCTTACTTGCCAGACTGTTGCCGACATGATCAAGGGAAAGACTCCCGAGGAGATCCGCAAGACTTTCGACATCAAGAATGACTTCACACCCGAGGAGGAGGCCGAGATCCGCAGGGAGAACCAGTGGGCTTTTGAGTAG
- the LOC123050631 gene encoding SKP1-like protein 1 encodes MAAEEGEKKMITLKSSDGEEFQVEEAVAMESQTIRHMIEDDCADNGIPLPNVDSKILSKIIEYCKKHVQADASSSTSTTAAAPAEDLKSYDADFVKVDQATLFDLILAANYLNIKGLLDLTCQTVADMIKGKTPEEIRKTFNIKNDFTPEEEAEIRRENQWAFE; translated from the coding sequence ATGGCGGCCGAGGAAGGCGAGAAGAAGATGATCACGCTCAAGAGCTCGGACGGTGAGGAATTTCAGGTCGAAGAGGCGGTCGCCATGGAGTCGCAGACCATCCGCCACATGATCGAGGATGACTGCGCCGACAACGGCATCCCGCTCCCCAACGTCGACTCCAAGATCCTCTCCAAGATCATCGAGTACTGCAAGAAGCACGTCCAGGCCGACGCCAGCTCCTCCACCTCTACTacagccgccgcccccgccgaggACCTGAAGAGCTATGACGCCGACTTCGTCAAGGTCGACCAGGCCACCCTCTTCGACCTCATCCTCGCCGCAAACTACCTCAACATCAAGGGATTGCTCGACCTTACTTGCCAGACTGTTGCCGACATGATCAAGGGAAAGACTCCCGAGGAGATCCGGAAGACTTTCAACATCAAGAATGACTTCACACCCGAGGAGGAGGCCGAGATCCGCAGGGAGAACCAGTGGGCTTTTGAGTAG